One window of the Candidatus Polarisedimenticolia bacterium genome contains the following:
- a CDS encoding cold shock domain-containing protein, whose product METGRIKKLTDRGFGFIAAADGKEVFFHRSECQSVSFDSLTEGQNVSFDRETDVKGPRARNIRLT is encoded by the coding sequence ATGGAAACGGGAAGAATCAAGAAACTGACGGATCGTGGGTTTGGCTTCATCGCGGCTGCGGACGGAAAAGAAGTGTTTTTTCACCGCAGCGAGTGCCAGTCGGTATCATTCGATTCCCTCACCGAAGGGCAGAACGTCTCCTTCGACCGCGAGACCGACGTCAAAGGTCCGCGAGCGCGCAACATCCGCCTGACATAA